A stretch of Lentibacillus sp. JNUCC-1 DNA encodes these proteins:
- the recU gene encoding Holliday junction resolvase RecU, translating to MNYPNGQRRSNQVQQNTAKPNFANRGMSLEEDINATNIFYLSTNKAIVHKKPTPVQIVDVHYPKRSAAVIKEGYFKQASTTDYNGIYRGKYIDFEAKETKHTTRFPLKNIHEHQAEHMKQIIEHGGIAFVIIRFSSLDATYFLEADKLLDYWYAQDNGGRKSIPFQDIESKGFYIPFHFQARVDYLNIIDRLYFRSED from the coding sequence GTGAATTACCCAAACGGGCAAAGAAGGTCAAATCAAGTGCAACAAAATACAGCAAAACCAAACTTTGCCAATCGTGGTATGTCTCTCGAAGAAGATATCAATGCAACGAATATATTCTATTTATCGACTAATAAAGCAATTGTTCATAAAAAGCCGACACCCGTTCAGATCGTTGATGTCCATTACCCGAAACGAAGTGCTGCTGTTATAAAGGAAGGTTATTTCAAGCAAGCATCCACGACGGATTACAACGGGATCTATCGAGGTAAATACATTGACTTCGAGGCTAAAGAAACCAAGCACACCACACGCTTCCCGCTCAAAAACATCCACGAGCACCAAGCGGAGCATATGAAGCAAATCATTGAACATGGTGGTATTGCCTTTGTCATTATTCGCTTTTCTTCATTAGATGCAACATATTTTCTTGAAGCTGACAAGCTCTTGGATTATTGGTATGCTCAGGATAATGGAGGCAGAAAATCCATACCATTTCAAGATATTGAGTCCAAAGGGTTTTATATCCCTTTTCACTTTCAAGCAAGGGTAGATTATTTAAACATCATCGACAGGCTTTATTTTAGATCGGAGGATTGA
- a CDS encoding DUF2515 family protein produces the protein MLLKRNHHPIHYIIKKARAHNMDNISRTKAYQNFYFHHPEIRWALLASVVSRNAGWNMTDLCLPPYLNMLTSKDLRYLFMTYERANWLIFSDAYPQLLVYERSKQTNQPCFNWLRTLNVSEYIIQEWEHFWTYRDETRLMHALIVNEQNVIENPVIQQSFFKRRVFRETPYFMQRILRMNAVLLPTRSSALYGITVKKFTNLDNRIALGKQLAKYLFESGIYTKVIDFAIHVEHTGSRRDYEIYHEFPFPYAPVLRSIYPVITHHDQIRIDWFNRKRKYSIKIGREKDADIKDISRRYYQKRHLLFAYNHFKQMLT, from the coding sequence ATGTTGCTTAAAAGAAATCACCATCCCATTCATTATATAATAAAAAAGGCCAGAGCGCATAATATGGATAATATTTCCCGGACCAAGGCTTATCAAAACTTTTATTTTCATCATCCTGAAATCAGGTGGGCCCTGCTGGCGTCGGTTGTTTCGAGAAATGCGGGATGGAATATGACAGATTTATGTCTGCCGCCGTATTTAAATATGCTTACAAGCAAAGATTTAAGGTATTTATTTATGACATATGAACGGGCCAATTGGTTGATTTTTTCAGACGCTTATCCTCAGCTGCTTGTGTATGAAAGATCTAAACAAACGAATCAACCCTGTTTTAATTGGCTGAGGACGCTAAACGTATCAGAATATATCATTCAAGAATGGGAGCATTTTTGGACATACCGTGATGAAACGAGGCTGATGCATGCGCTTATTGTTAATGAACAAAATGTTATTGAAAATCCAGTCATACAGCAATCATTCTTTAAACGGCGTGTGTTTCGTGAAACACCTTATTTCATGCAACGTATATTAAGGATGAACGCTGTCCTGCTGCCGACGCGCTCGAGTGCTTTATATGGCATAACCGTGAAAAAGTTTACAAACTTAGACAATCGTATTGCTTTAGGAAAACAGCTCGCCAAGTATCTCTTTGAATCCGGGATCTATACAAAGGTAATTGATTTTGCTATTCATGTTGAACATACGGGCTCGAGACGGGATTATGAAATCTACCACGAATTCCCATTTCCATACGCACCAGTGCTAAGATCCATATACCCGGTTATTACACATCATGATCAAATAAGGATAGATTGGTTTAACCGAAAACGCAAATACTCTATAAAGATAGGGAGGGAAAAAGACGCGGATATAAAAGATATCAGTCGCCGATATTATCAAAAAAGGCATTTATTATTCGCTTATAATCATTTCAAACAAATGCTGACATGA